The window ACTGATTCCGGACACCAGGATATATTATCCACAACCAGCGTCGCTACGCTCCGACCCCTGTCCGGAAACTCCGGAACGGGTGGCCGGAAAAAATCGGAACAGGCGGCCGATTTCACCGGAATCCGCACCAAAGGATACTAGCAGGAGATGAAAATGCCAGTATAACATCTGCCATAGCCTTGACTGCATCACTGCCAGGCCTTACAATGGCAGCAATATCTTCAGTTGGAAGACGGGGGCCTGGGTGTGAAGGGTATTCCTGACGACTACCCGGACAGGGTCAGGCGGCTGCGAAATAGGTTGGGTCTCAGCCAAGCCCGGCTGGCCGAGTTGCTCGGCGTGTCCTTTGCCGCCGTGAACCGGTGGGAGAACGCCCAGTCGCGCCCCAACCGCCTCGCCTGGGGGCAGATTCTCCGTGTCGAACAAGAGGGCTTCGACGGGTTTGAGAAACCCCCGCTCGTATACGGAAAGACGGGTTACGGCGGCGATGCGGAGCTGGCCGAACTCCGCGACGAGTACAAGCCTTTTGAGCACGGTGCCGCGCCCATAGACTTCTCCAGCCACCCGGAAAAGGTGCGGGCCGTCGTCGAGGCGGAGCGCCTGGCCTACGGGCACCTCTTTAACCCCGCCTTCGCCACCGAGATCTCCTTGATCGACCCGCTGCCCCACCAGCGAATCGCCGTCTATGAACACATGCTCCCTCAGTCCCGCTTGCGCTTCCTGCTGGCCGACGACGCCGGTGCCGGCAAGACCATCATGGCCGGCCTCTACATCCGGGAGATGCTGGCCCGCCGGCTGGTGCACCGGGTGCTGATCGTCCCGCCCGCCGGCCTGGTCGGCAACTGGGAACGGGAGATGCGCACGCTCTTCAGCTTGCCCTTCCGCATCGTCAGCGGGGCCGATTCCCGGTCGGACAACCTGTTCGCGGGTCCGGACGGCGACCTGGTGATCGTCAGCGTGGACACCCTCAGGGGGCGGCAGACTTTCGGCCGCCTGCACCAACCGGGGGTGGAGCCGTACGACCTGGTCATCTTCGACGAGGCGCACAAGCTCTCCGCCGACCGCAACCCGGACCTGACCGTGCGCAAGACCGACCGCTACCGCCTCGCCGAAGCCCTGGCCGGGGCGTCGACCGACCCGGAGTGGCAGCTGCCGTGGTGCGGTCACCATCTCCTTCTGCTGACCGCGACGCCGCACATGGGCAAGGACTACCCCTACTTCTGCTTGTGGCGGCTGCTGGAGCCCGAACTCCTGTCCACGGTCGACGCGTTCCACGCCTTTCCCGCCGCGGTCCGCGGGCGCTATTTCATCCGCCGCACCAAGGAGGAAATGGTGCGCTTCGACGGCACCCCGATCTACCCCACCCGGGTATCGGACACCTTGAGTTACGACTTGGGGGCGGCCGAGCAGCGCCTCTACGCCGAGACCACGAGCTACATCGAAACCTACTACAACCGGGCGCGCATCCTGAACCGGTCGGCGGCGCGCCTGGCCATGAGCGTGTTCCAGCGCCGCCTGGCCAGTTCCACCTACGCGCTGAAATGCTCGTTTGAACGCCGGCTGGCCAAGCTGGACGAGCTGATCGCGGACATCGAGAGCGGGCGGATCTCCGAGAGCCAACTGCTCCGTCTCCAGCGCAGGATCGACGAAACGCCGGACGTCCACGAACAGATGACCGGCGACGAGGAAGAGAGCCAGGACGGCCGGGAAGAAAACGAAGTCGCCGAGGACAAGCTGCTCCGCGGCGTGGTGGCCACCTCCCTGGCCGAGCTGCAGGCCGAGCGCCTGCAGGTGGAAGCCCTGCTCCGCCTGGCGGGGACGGTTGAAACAGCGGACGGGGAAGAGTCCAAGTTCGACAAGCTCTACGAGGTGTTGGAAGACGAGCGTTTCAAGGACGAGAAGATCCTGATCTTCACCGAGCACCGCGACACGTTGAACTACCTCGTCCGGCGGCTGGAGGGCCTGGGCTTCGCGGGGAAGGTGGCGAGCATCCACGGCGGAATGCCCTACCAGGAACGCGAGGAACAGGTGGAGTTCTTCCGGCGGCCGGCCGCGGAGGGCGGCGCGACGCTGATGGTGGCCACCGACGCCGCCGGGGAGGGCATCAACCTCCAATTCTGCTGGCTGATGGTCAACTACGACATCCCCTGGAACCCGGCCCGCGTCGAGCAGCGGCTGGGCCGCATCCACCGCTACAAGCAGCTGCACGACCCCGTGCTCCTGTTCAACCTGGTGGCCGGCAAGACCCGGGAGGGCCGGGTCCTCAAAACGCTCTTGACCAAGCTGGAGGCCATCCGCCGGGAACTGAACTCCGACAAGGTGTTCGACGTTATCGGGCGGCTGTTCGAGGGGGTTTCCCTGAAAGACCTCGTGCTGCAGGCGGTCGTCGAGAACCGCACCGACGAGGCGGTGGCCCGGATCGAGGGCCTGCTCACCCCGGAGCAGATCCGGGCGCGGCAGGCGCAGCTGGACCGGATTCTCCAATCCGGCGGCGACGTGGCCGTGCGGCTGCCGGACCAGCAAGCCAAGCGGGACCGCGAAGAACTGCGCCGCCTGTTGCCCGGCTACGTCCGGCGCTTCATCGAGAAGTCCGCCCCGTTGCTGGGCATCGGCCTGGAAGGGGACCTGGAGACCGGCTTTTTCCTCAAGCCCCTAAAGACCGGGGCTTTGGACCAGCTCTGGCCGTTGCTGGAGGCGTATGAACCCGAGCAGCGCCGGCGGCTGACGGTGTACAAGCCGGAGCCGCACGACAAAGCCATCTACCTGCACCCGGGCGAGCCGTTCTTCGAGCGCTACCGCCTGATGGTGCGTGAACGGTTCGCCGCCGACGCCCGCCGGGGCGGCGTCTTTCTCGACCCCTACGCCGACCGGCCCTACTTCTTTCACCTCTTCCTGGTGCAGGTCGCCCGCGAGGCCGACCCGGCGCTGCCCAGGGCCTTCGCGCGGGAAGAACGGCTGGAGGTCCGCCTGGTCGGGCTGCGGCAGGAAGAGACCGGCGAGATCAGGGAGTGCCCGGTGGAGCACCTGATGCTCTTGCGCGGCGGCCAAGGCGTGCCCTTGGAGTACGCGGCCTTCGCGGGCACGATGGCGGCGGCCGGGGCCCAGGCCCAAAGCTACGCGCTCGAGCACGTGGCGCTGCCGCTGGCTGAGGCCCGGCGCCGGAGCCTGCTTGCGTCCTTGCCTGAAAGGCGGGAGTTTTTGTCCCGGGGCTACGCCTACCAGGACGCCGAACTGGCCCAGTCGCGGGCGAAGCTCGCCGAGCGGGTGCGTGCCGGTGACGCCCGCGCCGGCCGGGAACTGAAAAAGGTCAAGGAGCGCCAGAAGGACCTGTACCACCGCAAGGCCCTGGCGCTTAAGGTCCTGGAGCGGGAGCCGGAGCTGATCGCCCCGGGTGAGCTCTACGAGCTGGCCCACGCCTTGGTCGTGCCTTCCACCGACCCCGCCGACAAGACGCGGCACGACCGGGAAGTGGAGCGCGTGGCCGTCCGGGTGGCCTGGGGCTACGAGGAAGACCGGGGGTGTACGGTCCGGGACGTGTCGACGCCGGAGGCCGCGGTGCCGGCCGGCTTGGAGGCACACCCGGGCTTCGACCTTCTTTCCCGCCACCCCGACGCAGAGGAAAGGGCCATCGAGGTCAAGGGCCGCGCCCGCATCGGCGACGTGGAGCTCTCCGAGAACGAGTGGGCGCGGGCCTGCAACCTCAGAAACCGCTACTGGCTCTATGTGGTCTACGATTGCGCCGGTGCCCACCCGCGCCTGCTGCGCATCCGCGACCCCTTCGGGAAACTGCTGGTGCGGGCCAGGGGCCAAGTGGTGATCGGGGAACAGGAGATATTTGCGGCGGCCGAAGACGACTGAAGAACGAAGGACACTGTTCAACCGTTTCCGGAGGGCGCTTCTCCGAGAAGCGCCGCGGCGTTAATTCAAGGCGGTCAATTCAAACTGAAACGGGGTAACGACGAGATGTCTGACGGGCCGAGACTGATCGAGCGCGCCTTTTGCCTGAAGCAGGCTTCCCTGGATTCCGTGCACGAGAAAAACGTGCGTCACGGGCACATCTCCACGCTGCACATCTGGCCGGCGCGCAGGCCCTTGGCGGCCTGCCGGGCGGCCCTGATCGCCACGCTGCTGCCCGACCCCGACACCGCCGAGGAAAGGCGCAATATTCTAGAAAAGCTGGGTGGCCGCGTCGTGGAGAAGGTGGAGAAAAAGAAGCTTCCCACTGGCAAGGTCGTCGACCGGGTAAGGGAAGAAACCAAGGGCGGCATCCTGCACTGGGGGCGGGAGGACGGCCCGGCTTTGGACTGGTTCCGGGAGGAGATCAAAAAGGCGTACGGGGACCGGGCTCCCAGGGTTTTGGACCCGTTCGCCGGCGGCGGGGCCATTCCTCTTGAGGCCATGCGTTTGGGCTGCGAGGTCACCGCCGCGGACATCAACCCGGTGGCCTGGTTCATCCTGAAGTGTACGTTGGAATACCCGCAGCAACTGGCCGGGCAGAAACGGCCGCTGCCGGCGTTTGTGCTGGAAGACCAGGAGTTCATGGAACAGTACTGCAAGGCCCACCCCGGAGTCTGCGGGGGAGGATCGAAAAAAGGGAACCAGCTGCGGTTTGCGTTTGCGGATGGTGAACGCGAACTGACCCACTGGCGTGGGTACCCCGCACCGCCCCAGGCGGACCTCGCCTGGCACGTCAGGGCGTGGGGCCGGTGGGTCTTGAGAAACGCCCGGCGGGACTTGGCCCAGTTCTACCCGACCTACGCCGACTTCGAACCGCTGCGGCCGGGGGAAACCGACTACGAGCGGCGTGACTCCCGGCTGGTACCCCTGCAGCCGGACGGCACCCCGGACATCGAGGCCTTAAACGGCGAATTCAGCGAGCAATACTTGTCGGACCAGCGAAAGCCCCGGTGGGTGCCGAAGCCTGCGGTGGCCTACCTTTGGGCGCGGACGGTGCAGTGCAAGAATTGCCGGGCGCTGGTGCCCTTGCTGAAGACGCGCTGGCTTTGCAAGAAGGAGAAAAAACGGGTCGTCCTGACGATGGAACCCAACGCGGAGCGGGCGGGCGTCGTCTTCGGCGTTCAAGCTGATGTTCCCCTGGTGGGGGGCAACAACGCCCAGAGGCGGGAGCACGACCGCAAGGCCGGCTCCGGCACCATGTCCCGTTCCGGGGCGACCTGTCCCTGCTGCGGCACCATTATGACGATGGAGGACATCCGGCTCGAGGGGCAAGCCGGGCGCCTGGGAGCACAGATGACCGCCGTGGTCGTGGACGGGCAACGCGGCAAGGAGTACCGGTTGCCTACACCTGATGAGATCCGCTTGGCGGGTGAGGCAGAGGCGGAGTTGGAGCGGGTGTTTGCGGAAATACCCTTTGGCTTGCCAGATGAACCTCTGCCTAGTAAGGAGACATTGGGATTTCGTGTTCCTCTTTACGGTTTTGACAAGTGGTCAAAACTGTTTACTCCACGCCAGCTGTTAGCGTTGGGATGTTTCATAAAGTGTGTCACAGTGAGTCGGGACAACCTATCGGAAACAGTCGAAAAGGATAACAAGTGGGTGGAAGCTCTTGCCTCCTACTTGGCATTGTTGACCGAAAAGCTCGCTGACAGAAACTCAACTCAGTGCATTTGGATATCGACAAATGCCGAAAAGCCCTCAGGAAGTTTTGGCCGTTTTGCCCTTCCAATCACCTGGGATTTTGTAGAGACCGTGCCATGGTCAAATTCTGCAGGGGGGATATCAGGTAGTCTTGAACACATTGTGGAATACGTTGATCATGCACTCAAAGCTTGCGCTAAAGGATCTATCACAACGTTTCAACAGTCTGCCTTGAAGGACCACCCCTCAGCATCATTTGATGCAGTAGTGACCGACCCACCATACTACGATGCCATACCGTATTCAGACTTGATGGATTTCTTCTATATATGGCTACGACGTACTATGTACGGATTGTCCTTGGATAGCGAGAGGGCTTTCGTTCAACGTCTGGCTCCAAAGTGGGATCACGAAGAAAACGATGGAGAGTTAATTGACGACGCCAGCCGCTACGGCGGGGACAAGCCAAAGTCTAAGGCAGCATACGAGGAAGGGATGTTTCAAGCGTTTCAAGCCCTTTATCGAGCACTCAAGACCGATGGACGACTTGTCATTGTCTTTGCCCATAAACAGCCGGATGCTTGGGAGGCCTTAGTGTCGGCTCTAATCAGAGCGGGCTTCGTAGTGACTGGGAGTTGGCCGATTCAGACTGAGCGGACAGGGAGGGTTCGTGCACAAACGTCGGCAGCACTATCATCATCGGTATGGCTCGTGTGCCGCAAGCGGCCGGAGACGGCCCGCCCGGGATGGGACAACCGCGTCCTGGACGAGATGCGCGAAGGTATCTATAAGCGCCTGCACGAGTTTTGGGATGCCGGGATCAGGGGACCGGACTTTGTCTGGGCGGCCACCGGGCCGGCCCTGGAGGCCTACAGCAAGCACCCGGTGGTCAAAAAGGCCAATGAACCGGGGCAGACGATGAGCGTGACCGAGTTCCTGCGGTCGGTGCGCCGGATTGTGGTGGACTTCGTGGTGGGGCGGGTCCTCTCCCACGACGGCGAGGCGGAAGAGGCCGACCCACTGGCGCGGGTATACCTGGACGACGTGACCACCTACTACCTGCTCCACCGCCACGACTTCGGGATGGAGGATGCTCCCGCCGGGGCGTGTATCCTGTACGCCGTCTCCTGCGGGCTTTCGGACCGCGAACTGGCCGACCAGTACGATATCCTGGCGCGGACCGGCGGCAAGGAGACGAACGGGGAAAACGGCGGGAGCGATGATGCGGAAGAGGGGCTGGAGAGCGACGCCGACGCCGGAGGCAAGGAAGGCACCGGCAGCAAGGTGCGGCTCAAGGCCTGGCAAGCGCGCAAGCGCAAGGGCCTGGGCCTGGACTCCGGTACGCGGCCCGCGCCCCTGATCGACCAGGTCCACCACCTGATGCACCTCTGGAAGGCCGGGGACGTGACCAGGGTGGACGAGTACCTGGACGACCGGGCGCTCCGCCGGAACCGGCTGTTCCACCAGCTGTTGCAGGCCCTGATTGAACTCGCCCCGCCGGGCAACGGGGAGCGCTCGCTGCTGGAGAGCATCAGCAATCATGTGGCCGCCCGCGGCCTGTCGCGTGAAACCGGGGGGTTATTCGTGTGAAGTCCTTCGCGCCGGGATTCATCGAAAAACAGCCGGTGGACCAGAGCCTTGTGCGGACGGTCCGCCTGCTCGGTGATGGCGCAAACGTGGTAATAACCCGTGAATAGTGGTAATGAATACGGTAATAACGTGGGGGTGGGAATATGAGCCGGCGGCCTTGGCAGGCGTGGCACGAAGTAGTGAAGATACGGGATGACCTGCGGACCGGGGAGTTGTCTTTGGCCGACTTCGCCGCAGACATCTACGACGTGGCGATGGGCAGCGCCAAACGGGTGTACCAGGACCCGGCCGAGTTCTTCACCCTGACCTATCCCACCTTCAACCTGAGGGAGCTGGCGAAGGACGTACTCAACCGGTTGGCCGGCAAGAGCGCAAAGGCGGTCCGGCAGCTGGAGCTGACCTACGGCGGCGGCAAGACGCACACCCTGATCACCCTCTACCACCTGGTTTCCGACCCGGCCGGGCTGCCCGAGCTGCCCGCGGTCAGGGAGTTCAAGGAGCACGCGGGGATTGCGCCCGACCCGCACCAAACGGCACGGGTACCCCGGGCCCGGATCGCATGCCTGGCTTTTGACAAGCTGGACGTGGAAAAGGGGATGGCGGTCAGGGACCCCGGAGGCGCCCGGCGGTGGCTGAAGCAGCCGTGGAGCGTGCTGGCCTGGCAGCTGGCCGGGGCCGAGGGGCTTAGGCTCCTGCACGCCGAAGGCCTGGACGCCGAGCGCGAGAGCGCCCCGGCGGAAAACCTCCTGACTGAACTGCTGGCCATCCCCGCCCGGGACGGCCTGGCCACGCTGGTGCTGCTGGACGAAGTGCTGATGTTCGCCCGGGAAAAGGTGAGTCTCGACCCGGCCTGGCGGAACAGGCTGCAGAACTTCTTCCAGTACCTCACCCAGGCGGCCGTGAAGGTCGACCGGTGCGCGGTGGTCGCGTCCTTGCTGGCCAGCGACCCGCGCAAGAGCGACGCGCTGGGCAAGGAGATCGCCAAGGAGATGTACGACATCTTCCGTCGCGAGCAGGAGGAAGGCGTGCAGCCCGTGGTCAAGGAAGACGTGGCCGAGGTGCTGCGCCGCCGCTTCTTCACCGCCGACTCGATCCGCGACCGCGAGGCTTTCCGGCCGCACGTGGTGGCCGCCCTGCAGGGGATCACCAGCCTCGACGACCAGACCAGGAAGGAGGGGCAGGCGGCCGAGGAACGCTTTTTGCGCAGCTACCCGTTCCATCCGGACCTGACCGAGGTTTTGTACGTCAAGTGGACGCAACTGGAGGGGTTCCAGCGTGCCCGGGGTGTATTGCGGACGTTCGCGCTGGCCCTGCGGGAGGCGGAGAAGTGGGACATCTGTCCGCTGATCACCGCCAACGTGTTCCTGAACGCGCCCGGGAAAGAGGAGATTTCGGACGCCGCCCGCGAACTGACCACCGTTGCGGCCACCGAGGAATACGAGGGGAAGCGGCAGGAGTGGGCCGGAATCCTGGAGGGGGAGCTGGCCAAGGCCCGGGCCGTCCAGGGGGAGATGCCGGCCCTGAAGTCCCGGGAAGTGGAACAGGCGGTGATGGCCACTTTCATTCACTCGCAGCCGGTCGGGCAGAAGGCGTCCACGAGTGAGCTTTTCGCTCTGCTGGGCCACACCAGGCCGGACCGGATTGAGCTGGGGAAGGCCCTGCAGCGCTGGGCGGAGCTGTCCTGGTTTCTCGACGAGGGGCTGCTGGGCGGCGGGAGCGGCGGCGCGGCGGACGGTGCCGTCAAGGACTTGCCCCGGGCGTGGCGCCTGGGTTCCAAGCCGAACCTGCGGCAGATGCACAGCGAGGCCTATCGGTCGATCGGCGAAGAAGCAATCGAAGCCACGCTGCTCGACAACATCTTCAAGCTCAAGAGCCTGACGGCGGGGGCGTCCGGGGCCGGGGCCAAGGTGCATAACCTCCCCGACAGGCCCAGGGACGTCGACGATGACGGCGAGTTCCGGTTTGCGGTTCTGGGGCCGAGGGCGGCGTCAACCGTGGGGAACGCCAGTGTCGAAGCCAAGAGGTACATCGAGGAGACTACGGCTGCGGATCGCCCCAGGGTCTACCGCAACGCGGTCGTCCTGGCCGTGCCCTCGCGGGACGGGCTGGAGGTGGCCCGGAACCGGATTCGGGACTACCTGGGCTGGGAAGAAGTGCGGGTGATGTTGAAGGGGCAGGAGCTGGACCCGGTACGGTCGGAGCTTTTGAGCGGCCATGTCGACGCCGCCAGGAAGAGAATACCGGACGCCGTCAGGCAGGCTTACTGCCTGGTGGTGACCGTCTCCGAAAAGAACGAAATCCAGGCTTTCAAGGTGACCGTGGAACAGGAACCGCTCTTTAATACCATTAAGGCTGATCCCCGTTCCCGCATTCAGGAGACGCCGGTCAGCGCCGAAGCGCTTTTGCCCGAGGGCCCCTACAACCTCTGGCGGGAGGGGGAGACCTCCCGGCGCGTGAAGGATTTGGTGGGTGCCTTTGCCCAGTTCCCCCACCTGCCGAAGATGCTCAGGCGCAAAGAAATCCTGGACACCCTGGTGCAGGGGGCGCGGGACGGGGCGTTCGTGCTCCGGGCCGTGCGGCCGGACCGTTCCGAGCGCACCGTGTGGCGCCAGGAACCGCTGGACGCCGATCTAAAAGATCCGGCGCTGGAGGTGGTGCTCCCGGAGGCGGCGGTGCTGTCCGAAATTAGGCCGGAACTCCTGCTGCCGGGTATGCTGCCGGACCTGTGGCCTGAGGCGCGGGAGGTCGGGGTCACGGTGGGGGAGGTGGTGGAGTATTTCCGGGGCGGAAAGGTCACCCACGTGCAGCGCGAGAACTATACGGAGCCGGTGACCATCCCCGGAGCCGGCCGGGCCGTGGTGGAAGCGGCCGTCGCCGGGAGCGTGAAGACGCGCAAACTCTGGCTGACCTCCGGACCGGCGAGCATCCTGGGCGAGGACATCCCGGCCGGCGTGCTGACGGATGCCGCCGTGCTGCAAGTACCGCCGCTGCCGATACCGGTTACCGACCTGCTGCCGGACGCCGTTCCGGCCGCCTGGTCGGTGGGAGAGACCACGGCGCTCGGCCTGCTCGGGGCACTGTCTCAAAAAGCCGGCAAAAACCTGCCGTGGGCTACCGTCCAAGACGCCATCGACGGGGCGATCAAGGGCCGCTATCTGGAGCGGACCATCGATTCGGGCGCGTGGCCCTGCGACATCAGCGGCGCGCAGAAGGTCAAGCTCCGGGTGCCCGCCGAGGTGACGCCGAAACCGCCGGTCTATCCACCTCCGGTTTACCCGCCGCCGCCTCCCCCGCCCCCTCCCGGCGTGAAAATTGCCGAGGACGAGCTTACACCGGCGGAGATTCAGGATTTGGCCGAGATCATCGGGGAGCTGGCGGGCGGCGCCGTTGGCCACGACCTGGCCTTTCGGCTGCGCATCACCCTGGGCGGGGAAAAGGACGTGCCGGACGAAGTCGTCGAGAAGCTGAACAAGCTGTTGAGCAAGGT is drawn from Bacillota bacterium and contains these coding sequences:
- a CDS encoding helicase-related protein, with the protein product MKGIPDDYPDRVRRLRNRLGLSQARLAELLGVSFAAVNRWENAQSRPNRLAWGQILRVEQEGFDGFEKPPLVYGKTGYGGDAELAELRDEYKPFEHGAAPIDFSSHPEKVRAVVEAERLAYGHLFNPAFATEISLIDPLPHQRIAVYEHMLPQSRLRFLLADDAGAGKTIMAGLYIREMLARRLVHRVLIVPPAGLVGNWEREMRTLFSLPFRIVSGADSRSDNLFAGPDGDLVIVSVDTLRGRQTFGRLHQPGVEPYDLVIFDEAHKLSADRNPDLTVRKTDRYRLAEALAGASTDPEWQLPWCGHHLLLLTATPHMGKDYPYFCLWRLLEPELLSTVDAFHAFPAAVRGRYFIRRTKEEMVRFDGTPIYPTRVSDTLSYDLGAAEQRLYAETTSYIETYYNRARILNRSAARLAMSVFQRRLASSTYALKCSFERRLAKLDELIADIESGRISESQLLRLQRRIDETPDVHEQMTGDEEESQDGREENEVAEDKLLRGVVATSLAELQAERLQVEALLRLAGTVETADGEESKFDKLYEVLEDERFKDEKILIFTEHRDTLNYLVRRLEGLGFAGKVASIHGGMPYQEREEQVEFFRRPAAEGGATLMVATDAAGEGINLQFCWLMVNYDIPWNPARVEQRLGRIHRYKQLHDPVLLFNLVAGKTREGRVLKTLLTKLEAIRRELNSDKVFDVIGRLFEGVSLKDLVLQAVVENRTDEAVARIEGLLTPEQIRARQAQLDRILQSGGDVAVRLPDQQAKRDREELRRLLPGYVRRFIEKSAPLLGIGLEGDLETGFFLKPLKTGALDQLWPLLEAYEPEQRRRLTVYKPEPHDKAIYLHPGEPFFERYRLMVRERFAADARRGGVFLDPYADRPYFFHLFLVQVAREADPALPRAFAREERLEVRLVGLRQEETGEIRECPVEHLMLLRGGQGVPLEYAAFAGTMAAAGAQAQSYALEHVALPLAEARRRSLLASLPERREFLSRGYAYQDAELAQSRAKLAERVRAGDARAGRELKKVKERQKDLYHRKALALKVLEREPELIAPGELYELAHALVVPSTDPADKTRHDREVERVAVRVAWGYEEDRGCTVRDVSTPEAAVPAGLEAHPGFDLLSRHPDAEERAIEVKGRARIGDVELSENEWARACNLRNRYWLYVVYDCAGAHPRLLRIRDPFGKLLVRARGQVVIGEQEIFAAAEDD
- a CDS encoding DUF1156 domain-containing protein; translated protein: MSDGPRLIERAFCLKQASLDSVHEKNVRHGHISTLHIWPARRPLAACRAALIATLLPDPDTAEERRNILEKLGGRVVEKVEKKKLPTGKVVDRVREETKGGILHWGREDGPALDWFREEIKKAYGDRAPRVLDPFAGGGAIPLEAMRLGCEVTAADINPVAWFILKCTLEYPQQLAGQKRPLPAFVLEDQEFMEQYCKAHPGVCGGGSKKGNQLRFAFADGERELTHWRGYPAPPQADLAWHVRAWGRWVLRNARRDLAQFYPTYADFEPLRPGETDYERRDSRLVPLQPDGTPDIEALNGEFSEQYLSDQRKPRWVPKPAVAYLWARTVQCKNCRALVPLLKTRWLCKKEKKRVVLTMEPNAERAGVVFGVQADVPLVGGNNAQRREHDRKAGSGTMSRSGATCPCCGTIMTMEDIRLEGQAGRLGAQMTAVVVDGQRGKEYRLPTPDEIRLAGEAEAELERVFAEIPFGLPDEPLPSKETLGFRVPLYGFDKWSKLFTPRQLLALGCFIKCVTVSRDNLSETVEKDNKWVEALASYLALLTEKLADRNSTQCIWISTNAEKPSGSFGRFALPITWDFVETVPWSNSAGGISGSLEHIVEYVDHALKACAKGSITTFQQSALKDHPSASFDAVVTDPPYYDAIPYSDLMDFFYIWLRRTMYGLSLDSERAFVQRLAPKWDHEENDGELIDDASRYGGDKPKSKAAYEEGMFQAFQALYRALKTDGRLVIVFAHKQPDAWEALVSALIRAGFVVTGSWPIQTERTGRVRAQTSAALSSSVWLVCRKRPETARPGWDNRVLDEMREGIYKRLHEFWDAGIRGPDFVWAATGPALEAYSKHPVVKKANEPGQTMSVTEFLRSVRRIVVDFVVGRVLSHDGEAEEADPLARVYLDDVTTYYLLHRHDFGMEDAPAGACILYAVSCGLSDRELADQYDILARTGGKETNGENGGSDDAEEGLESDADAGGKEGTGSKVRLKAWQARKRKGLGLDSGTRPAPLIDQVHHLMHLWKAGDVTRVDEYLDDRALRRNRLFHQLLQALIELAPPGNGERSLLESISNHVAARGLSRETGGLFV
- a CDS encoding DUF499 domain-containing protein, producing the protein MSRRPWQAWHEVVKIRDDLRTGELSLADFAADIYDVAMGSAKRVYQDPAEFFTLTYPTFNLRELAKDVLNRLAGKSAKAVRQLELTYGGGKTHTLITLYHLVSDPAGLPELPAVREFKEHAGIAPDPHQTARVPRARIACLAFDKLDVEKGMAVRDPGGARRWLKQPWSVLAWQLAGAEGLRLLHAEGLDAERESAPAENLLTELLAIPARDGLATLVLLDEVLMFAREKVSLDPAWRNRLQNFFQYLTQAAVKVDRCAVVASLLASDPRKSDALGKEIAKEMYDIFRREQEEGVQPVVKEDVAEVLRRRFFTADSIRDREAFRPHVVAALQGITSLDDQTRKEGQAAEERFLRSYPFHPDLTEVLYVKWTQLEGFQRARGVLRTFALALREAEKWDICPLITANVFLNAPGKEEISDAARELTTVAATEEYEGKRQEWAGILEGELAKARAVQGEMPALKSREVEQAVMATFIHSQPVGQKASTSELFALLGHTRPDRIELGKALQRWAELSWFLDEGLLGGGSGGAADGAVKDLPRAWRLGSKPNLRQMHSEAYRSIGEEAIEATLLDNIFKLKSLTAGASGAGAKVHNLPDRPRDVDDDGEFRFAVLGPRAASTVGNASVEAKRYIEETTAADRPRVYRNAVVLAVPSRDGLEVARNRIRDYLGWEEVRVMLKGQELDPVRSELLSGHVDAARKRIPDAVRQAYCLVVTVSEKNEIQAFKVTVEQEPLFNTIKADPRSRIQETPVSAEALLPEGPYNLWREGETSRRVKDLVGAFAQFPHLPKMLRRKEILDTLVQGARDGAFVLRAVRPDRSERTVWRQEPLDADLKDPALEVVLPEAAVLSEIRPELLLPGMLPDLWPEAREVGVTVGEVVEYFRGGKVTHVQRENYTEPVTIPGAGRAVVEAAVAGSVKTRKLWLTSGPASILGEDIPAGVLTDAAVLQVPPLPIPVTDLLPDAVPAAWSVGETTALGLLGALSQKAGKNLPWATVQDAIDGAIKGRYLERTIDSGAWPCDISGAQKVKLRVPAEVTPKPPVYPPPVYPPPPPPPPPGVKIAEDELTPAEIQDLAEIIGELAGGAVGHDLAFRLRITLGGEKDVPDEVVEKLNKLLSKVKDGYKLT